A genomic stretch from Algoriphagus halophilus includes:
- a CDS encoding nuclear transport factor 2 family protein → MMDPNLNKQNAISFYRTAYLGNPQEAVKKYVGDQYIQHNPQVADGTLGFIAYFEKMQRDYPDKSIEFVRAIAEGDLVALHTHQIWPGNDQYITMDFFRFDEKGKICEHWDAIQQVPKKSANSNSMY, encoded by the coding sequence ATGATGGACCCCAATTTGAATAAACAAAATGCTATCTCCTTTTATAGAACCGCTTACCTGGGTAATCCCCAAGAAGCGGTAAAAAAGTATGTAGGAGATCAATACATTCAGCATAATCCCCAGGTTGCTGATGGCACACTTGGGTTTATAGCATATTTTGAAAAGATGCAGCGAGACTACCCCGATAAGTCCATCGAGTTTGTCAGGGCGATAGCAGAAGGTGATTTGGTTGCATTACATACTCACCAGATTTGGCCTGGAAATGATCAATACATTACCATGGACTTTTTTAGGTTTGATGAAAAGGGAAAAATTTGTGAGCATTGGGATGCCATCCAACAGGTCCCAAAAAAGTCTGCCAATTCGAATAGTATGTATTAA
- a CDS encoding putative oxidoreductase C-terminal domain-containing protein, with protein sequence MSKFKLMFKCKAALLILAAFLFQNCDSPSESMDEAKEKAPIQIVTLDPGHFHAGLIHKSMYPEVDSTIHVYAPEGEELRDYLNRIAGYNEREEDPTAWNIEVYTGDDFLQEMIKEKAGNVMVVAGKNDRKIDYILSALENGMNVYADKPLVINPAGFQKLKRAFEIAEEKNLLFYDIMTERFEISTILQRELSMIPEVFGTLEQGTLEDPAITKESVHHFFKYVSGAPLVRPEWFFDTEVEGSGLVDVTTHLVDLVQWESFPGEALDTSDVTMLQAELLPTSLNYEQYQLVTGKTPSFSEGETLDVLANGEMNYTLKGVHAKVSVKWAYQAPEGTADTHYSIMRGTKANLIIRQGEEENYKPILYVKLLENQETALQKAINEDLQSAYPGISLTKLDNGEFRVEVPDSYSVGHEAHFAQVTENYLKFFKAGKMPDWEVPNMIVKYYTTTQAYEKAQ encoded by the coding sequence ATGTCAAAGTTTAAATTGATGTTCAAGTGTAAAGCAGCGCTGCTAATCCTAGCAGCATTCCTTTTTCAAAATTGTGATTCACCTTCAGAAAGCATGGATGAAGCCAAAGAAAAAGCTCCTATTCAAATAGTAACTCTTGATCCGGGGCATTTCCATGCAGGCCTGATTCATAAGAGCATGTATCCTGAGGTAGACTCTACCATCCATGTTTATGCACCAGAAGGAGAAGAGCTAAGAGACTACCTCAATAGAATTGCGGGCTATAATGAACGGGAAGAAGATCCCACAGCTTGGAATATTGAGGTGTATACCGGTGATGATTTCTTACAAGAGATGATCAAGGAGAAAGCAGGAAATGTCATGGTCGTAGCAGGGAAAAATGATCGTAAAATCGATTATATTCTTTCTGCGCTGGAAAATGGGATGAATGTCTACGCAGACAAGCCTTTGGTAATTAATCCTGCAGGTTTTCAAAAATTGAAAAGGGCTTTTGAAATCGCTGAAGAGAAAAACTTGCTGTTTTATGATATCATGACCGAGCGTTTTGAAATTTCTACCATTTTGCAGCGGGAGTTATCCATGATACCTGAGGTATTCGGTACTTTGGAACAAGGGACACTTGAAGATCCTGCTATTACCAAAGAGTCGGTTCACCACTTTTTCAAGTATGTATCAGGAGCTCCCTTAGTACGACCAGAATGGTTTTTTGATACGGAAGTAGAAGGGTCTGGTTTGGTGGATGTGACCACACATTTAGTGGATTTGGTTCAATGGGAATCCTTCCCCGGAGAAGCTTTAGATACCTCAGATGTCACTATGCTCCAGGCAGAATTGCTTCCAACCTCCCTCAATTATGAACAATACCAATTAGTCACCGGAAAAACTCCTTCTTTTTCCGAAGGAGAAACGTTAGATGTACTTGCTAATGGTGAAATGAACTATACCTTGAAAGGAGTACATGCAAAAGTATCCGTGAAATGGGCCTATCAAGCTCCTGAAGGAACTGCAGATACCCATTACAGCATCATGAGAGGGACCAAAGCCAATTTGATCATTAGGCAGGGGGAAGAAGAAAATTACAAGCCGATATTGTATGTGAAGCTGCTCGAGAATCAAGAGACCGCTTTGCAAAAAGCCATCAATGAAGATTTACAAAGTGCTTATCCAGGAATTAGTCTTACGAAACTGGATAATGGGGAATTTCGGGTGGAAGTACCTGATAGTTATTCTGTGGGACATGAAGCGCACTTTGCACAAGTCACTGAAAATTATTTGAAATTCTTTAAAGCAGGAAAAATGCCTGATTGGGAAGTGCCTAATATGATCGTGAAATATTATACGACTACACAAGCTTATGAAAAAGCTCAATAG
- the trpF gene encoding phosphoribosylanthranilate isomerase, giving the protein MALRTFVKISGITNLSDARYCAGMYVNLIGFSLEEGTEKFVNPAQYKEITGWVSGLEFVGEFDTLSASDALEILKDYPSITWVEHTRIDDLVTLKKAGYQVIYKKDLAEVKHMEKDVATKLQEEGILFHITSNDDPLTLNDKEVISLLTKECEVILGAGVSSENVIGLIDELNLKGIVLEGGEEIKPGLKDFDELADILEVLEIEE; this is encoded by the coding sequence ATGGCTTTAAGAACTTTTGTAAAGATAAGTGGCATTACCAATCTCAGTGATGCTAGATATTGCGCTGGGATGTATGTAAACCTCATAGGGTTTTCTTTGGAAGAAGGTACTGAAAAATTTGTAAACCCTGCTCAATATAAAGAAATAACAGGCTGGGTATCAGGCCTTGAGTTTGTAGGCGAGTTCGATACATTATCCGCTAGTGATGCACTTGAAATCCTAAAAGACTATCCATCCATTACTTGGGTGGAACATACTAGAATTGACGACTTGGTAACATTAAAAAAGGCTGGCTATCAAGTGATTTATAAAAAAGACCTGGCTGAAGTTAAACACATGGAAAAAGATGTGGCAACAAAACTTCAGGAAGAGGGGATTTTATTCCATATCACCTCCAATGATGATCCTTTGACTTTAAATGATAAGGAAGTGATTTCCCTATTGACGAAGGAATGTGAGGTCATCTTAGGAGCTGGGGTATCTTCAGAAAATGTAATTGGGCTTATAGATGAATTAAATCTTAAAGGGATTGTATTAGAGGGAGGAGAAGAAATTAAACCCGGACTCAAAGATTTTGATGAATTAGCAGACATTCTGGAGGTATTAGAAATAGAAGAATAA
- a CDS encoding aspartyl/asparaginyl beta-hydroxylase domain-containing protein encodes MDQASPSVLELDRIKLPFSFDVEKIFAEVKALQLNHFEYYDVISLRAPAHLVDPSLPFPPPAEDYADGTWCDWMDTNALKKSPYLKSIVNQFQEHTTVNLVRILRLAPGANVKEHTDPTLGLHIEKSVIRLTIPVLNENTQFFLNKEPVLMKPGECWYLRLTDPHYILNPSQTERINITIDMVPNQWVYELIENSIL; translated from the coding sequence ATGGACCAAGCTAGCCCATCTGTTTTAGAATTAGATCGAATCAAGCTTCCTTTTTCATTTGATGTAGAAAAAATCTTCGCTGAAGTGAAGGCCTTGCAACTCAATCACTTCGAATATTATGATGTAATTTCTCTACGCGCTCCCGCACATTTGGTAGACCCAAGTTTGCCTTTTCCTCCTCCAGCAGAAGATTATGCGGATGGGACTTGGTGTGACTGGATGGATACCAATGCATTAAAAAAATCACCGTATCTGAAAAGTATAGTCAATCAATTTCAAGAACACACAACTGTAAACCTGGTAAGAATTTTGAGGCTTGCCCCTGGTGCCAATGTCAAGGAACACACTGACCCAACCTTAGGATTGCATATAGAAAAATCTGTCATTCGATTGACTATCCCAGTACTAAATGAAAACACTCAGTTCTTCTTAAACAAAGAACCTGTCCTGATGAAGCCAGGAGAATGTTGGTACTTGCGCCTCACAGATCCACACTATATTTTAAATCCTAGTCAAACAGAACGAATTAATATTACCATCGACATGGTTCCTAATCAATGGGTTTATGAACTGATTGAAAACAGCATCCTTTGA
- a CDS encoding Gfo/Idh/MocA family protein, with protein sequence MKRRTFIKNTGLAAAAFGIPTIVPSSVFGKNAPSNRIQIGQIGCGRIARDHDIPGTWRHASARYIAVSDLDSNRMQDGKDLIENYYAKKENEASGEIKQYGDFREMLLNDEIDAVVISTPDHWHSQPAMMAALAGKHVYLQKPTSLTIREGRQLADVVKKTGVKLQLGTQQRSSEQFRIAAELVRNGRIGKLHTVRIGLPGDPAGPEAPAMPVPKNLNYEMWLGSTPEVPYTEIGVHPQKGYGRPGWLRINQFGAGMITGWGQHHFDSAAWGMDTELTGPRYIEAVAEFPRSGLWNVHGDFMVKAEYDNGIHMYTSGGYPNGIRYEGTDGWIWVSRGNYVASSSDPVAQGESAKALDASDPAILKSVIGPNEIHLQKSTEHHGNWLGAIQGENELLSPVEIGHRACSVCLVSHIAMQLGRKLEWDPISERFVNDDEANTYLSRDQRAPYGTNYVKV encoded by the coding sequence ATGAAAAGAAGAACTTTTATAAAAAATACCGGTCTGGCTGCAGCCGCTTTTGGAATTCCCACCATCGTTCCTTCCTCCGTTTTTGGAAAGAATGCTCCAAGCAACAGAATTCAAATAGGTCAAATAGGTTGTGGGAGAATAGCGAGGGATCATGACATTCCCGGTACCTGGAGACATGCCAGTGCCAGATATATAGCGGTTTCAGATTTGGATTCCAACCGGATGCAGGATGGGAAGGACCTAATAGAAAATTATTATGCCAAAAAGGAGAATGAGGCATCTGGTGAAATCAAACAATATGGTGATTTCCGTGAAATGCTCTTGAATGATGAGATTGATGCGGTCGTAATCAGTACTCCTGATCACTGGCATTCACAACCAGCTATGATGGCAGCCTTAGCGGGGAAACACGTTTACCTTCAAAAACCTACCTCACTAACTATTCGTGAAGGAAGGCAATTGGCTGATGTGGTAAAAAAGACTGGTGTTAAACTTCAATTAGGAACTCAGCAACGATCCAGTGAGCAATTCAGAATTGCCGCAGAATTAGTTAGAAATGGCAGAATAGGTAAGCTTCATACTGTAAGGATTGGCTTACCCGGTGATCCAGCTGGACCTGAAGCTCCAGCCATGCCAGTTCCTAAAAACTTAAACTATGAAATGTGGCTAGGATCCACTCCGGAGGTGCCTTATACAGAAATAGGTGTCCATCCTCAAAAAGGATATGGTCGTCCAGGTTGGTTGAGAATTAATCAATTTGGTGCGGGAATGATTACGGGTTGGGGGCAACATCATTTTGACTCAGCAGCTTGGGGAATGGATACTGAATTAACAGGTCCTAGATATATAGAAGCAGTAGCCGAATTCCCTCGTTCTGGGCTTTGGAACGTTCATGGAGATTTCATGGTGAAGGCGGAGTATGACAATGGAATCCATATGTATACCAGCGGAGGTTACCCGAATGGAATCCGGTATGAAGGGACTGATGGATGGATATGGGTTTCTAGAGGAAATTATGTGGCTTCGTCCAGTGATCCCGTAGCACAAGGGGAGAGCGCTAAAGCTTTAGATGCTTCTGATCCGGCCATTTTAAAATCGGTGATTGGACCTAATGAAATCCATTTACAAAAAAGTACAGAGCATCATGGAAATTGGCTGGGCGCTATCCAAGGGGAAAATGAGTTGCTCTCTCCAGTAGAAATCGGACACAGGGCTTGTTCAGTGTGTTTAGTTAGCCACATCGCCATGCAATTGGGAAGAAAGTTGGAGTGGGATCCGATTTCAGAACGATTTGTAAATGATGACGAGGCAAATACCTATCTAAGTAGAGATCAAAGAGCACCATATGGTACTAATTATGTCAAAGTTTAA
- a CDS encoding DUF6807 domain-containing protein: MIIKKILFLPMVLILMIGTVSAQKVTLRESEKGIDFMLGEQRVLTYQTAVEPVPEGVNPDYAKSGFIHPLTSPSGQVLTRIQPKDHYHHYGIWGPWTRATIGGRMVDFWNLADHKGRVDFDRVIAKKEAGGVAELTVRQNHLDLTAPESEKLAISEDLVIKVMPVDKGRFLVDYTTNISTKLKDGILLDAYRYGGGLGFRATEVWGSDNSTVLTSEGKDRKTADGTEAKWIIITGESNAPEGKSGLLILSHNTNKAHPEPLRVWPEENYNRQGNVFVEFTPIRHESWEILPNKRYSLKYRMIVFDGELTAEEANKYWSAFVK, translated from the coding sequence ATGATTATCAAAAAAATATTATTTCTCCCCATGGTCCTTATTTTGATGATAGGGACTGTTTCTGCTCAAAAAGTCACGTTACGTGAAAGTGAAAAAGGAATAGACTTCATGCTAGGTGAGCAGCGTGTTTTGACCTATCAAACGGCTGTGGAACCTGTACCGGAAGGGGTAAACCCAGACTATGCAAAATCAGGTTTTATCCATCCCCTTACTTCTCCTTCCGGTCAAGTACTTACTCGAATTCAACCCAAAGATCACTACCATCATTATGGGATATGGGGTCCTTGGACACGGGCCACAATTGGTGGAAGAATGGTGGATTTTTGGAATTTAGCGGATCATAAAGGACGAGTAGATTTTGACCGTGTGATTGCCAAAAAAGAAGCGGGAGGAGTGGCAGAATTAACGGTAAGACAGAATCATTTGGATTTGACTGCTCCTGAATCTGAAAAACTTGCCATTTCCGAGGATCTGGTAATAAAGGTCATGCCTGTTGACAAAGGAAGGTTTCTCGTGGACTATACAACCAATATTTCTACGAAGTTGAAAGATGGGATTTTATTGGATGCATACCGGTATGGTGGAGGTTTAGGCTTTAGAGCCACCGAAGTCTGGGGATCTGATAATAGTACAGTGCTCACTTCAGAAGGAAAAGACAGAAAAACTGCGGATGGGACTGAGGCCAAATGGATCATCATTACCGGAGAATCAAATGCCCCGGAAGGTAAAAGTGGGCTGTTGATTTTAAGCCATAATACCAATAAGGCTCATCCTGAGCCACTTCGGGTTTGGCCGGAAGAAAACTACAATCGTCAAGGAAATGTATTTGTGGAGTTTACTCCTATAAGACATGAATCTTGGGAGATCCTTCCCAACAAACGGTACTCTTTAAAGTATAGAATGATCGTTTTTGATGGGGAATTGACCGCAGAAGAAGCCAATAAATATTGGTCTGCATTTGTAAAATAA
- a CDS encoding ThuA domain-containing protein, whose translation MKKNIFYAIVFIFSIGTAFSQSMSEVELTEEWKDKIYELAPDKATFPFKTKKKVLVFSLHTGFWHWVNPHTEAMFKILGEKSGAFEVVGSRDLAMMEKNKLKEFDLVIFNNTNSKPTYRNLFVDKLTEEGNMDSVAVWKKASELEKNVINYVKKGGGFFVIHGGNTTLNNSMEFSRLLGGSFDYHPKQQPIHVRLVDPQHPLVQAFPAEGFVHTDEPYFYKNAYAALDFKPLLYFNNAEIEAQRKGQELTEGVTYVAWIRKDGKGRVLYSSPSHNAQSFENPDLLQFFLDGMQYLVGDVEVDETPIRK comes from the coding sequence ATGAAGAAGAATATTTTCTACGCAATCGTTTTCATTTTTTCGATCGGAACTGCTTTCTCCCAAAGTATGTCCGAGGTGGAGTTGACCGAAGAATGGAAAGATAAAATCTATGAATTGGCTCCAGATAAAGCCACTTTCCCTTTCAAAACCAAAAAGAAAGTATTGGTTTTTTCTTTACACACTGGGTTTTGGCACTGGGTAAATCCCCATACCGAAGCAATGTTCAAAATTCTTGGGGAAAAAAGCGGAGCCTTTGAGGTTGTAGGTAGTAGGGATCTGGCCATGATGGAAAAAAACAAGCTGAAGGAGTTTGATTTAGTAATCTTCAACAATACCAATTCAAAACCAACTTATAGAAACCTATTCGTGGATAAGCTCACAGAAGAAGGTAATATGGATAGTGTGGCTGTTTGGAAAAAGGCTTCAGAACTTGAAAAGAATGTAATTAACTATGTCAAAAAAGGAGGAGGATTTTTTGTGATTCACGGGGGCAATACTACCCTGAACAACTCCATGGAATTTTCAAGATTACTTGGAGGATCTTTCGACTATCATCCCAAGCAGCAGCCCATACATGTGAGATTGGTGGACCCACAACATCCTTTGGTTCAAGCTTTCCCTGCAGAAGGATTTGTACATACGGATGAACCTTATTTTTATAAAAATGCCTATGCAGCATTAGACTTCAAACCTTTGTTGTATTTCAACAATGCTGAGATCGAGGCACAGAGAAAAGGCCAGGAATTAACAGAAGGCGTTACCTATGTAGCTTGGATTAGAAAAGATGGAAAAGGAAGAGTTTTATATAGCTCCCCTTCGCATAATGCCCAAAGCTTTGAAAACCCGGATTTATTGCAGTTTTTCTTAGATGGAATGCAATACTTGGTTGGAGATGTAGAGGTAGATGAAACACCCATACGGAAATAA
- a CDS encoding aldo/keto reductase → MKNLTFENGDRMPIIGLGTWKSEPGQVKQAVYWAIESGYRHLDCAAVYQNEKEVGEGIAQAINEGLVEREELFVTSKLWNNSHKYEDVKPALEKTLSDLGLDYVDLYLIHWPISFKRGIGFAKTRDEFYTYLDVPLTQTWEGMQHLKSLGLAKHIGVSNFNQAKLREVMNIGGQKPEMNQVEMHPYLPQKALVQFCRENGILMTAYSPLGSPDSRNESHKNDPVLLKDPVIELIAKKHGASIGQVLIAWSVARDIAVIPKSTNQGRIKENLAAAKLKLDQNDLMELDDIGVDFRFINGKFFTGPESPYKLSDLFG, encoded by the coding sequence ATGAAAAATTTAACTTTTGAAAATGGGGATCGCATGCCCATTATTGGCCTAGGAACCTGGAAAAGTGAACCGGGCCAAGTAAAACAAGCAGTGTATTGGGCAATTGAAAGCGGGTATAGGCATCTTGATTGTGCGGCAGTTTACCAAAATGAAAAAGAAGTAGGAGAGGGGATTGCTCAGGCAATCAATGAGGGACTTGTCGAAAGGGAAGAACTTTTTGTGACTTCTAAACTTTGGAATAATTCCCATAAATACGAGGATGTGAAGCCAGCTCTGGAAAAAACACTTTCTGATTTAGGATTAGACTATGTGGACTTGTATTTAATCCATTGGCCAATTTCTTTTAAAAGGGGGATTGGGTTTGCAAAAACTAGGGATGAGTTTTATACCTATCTGGATGTCCCTTTAACCCAAACCTGGGAAGGGATGCAACATTTGAAATCTCTGGGATTGGCAAAGCATATTGGAGTTTCAAATTTTAATCAAGCCAAACTTAGGGAGGTGATGAATATTGGAGGTCAAAAACCAGAAATGAATCAAGTGGAAATGCATCCATATTTACCCCAAAAGGCTTTGGTTCAATTCTGTAGGGAAAATGGCATTTTAATGACTGCCTATTCTCCATTGGGTTCACCGGATTCCAGAAATGAAAGCCACAAAAATGATCCTGTGTTATTGAAGGATCCTGTTATTGAGTTGATCGCTAAAAAACATGGAGCGAGTATTGGGCAAGTGTTGATCGCTTGGTCCGTTGCTAGAGATATAGCCGTGATTCCAAAATCCACCAATCAAGGGAGAATCAAAGAAAATCTTGCTGCAGCAAAATTGAAATTAGATCAGAATGATTTAATGGAGCTAGATGATATAGGAGTGGATTTTAGATTTATCAATGGTAAGTTTTTTACTGGGCCTGAGAGTCCATATAAACTATCCGATTTATTTGGATAA
- a CDS encoding NAD(P)/FAD-dependent oxidoreductase produces the protein MKEQKIYIIGAGLSGLVAAIELEKAGFSPIILESTDKVGGRMKTDQVEGFLLDHGFQVLLTAYPEVNRYLNLAALNLKTFDPGAVIFDEKDSYIISDPLRNPLKVVGMAFSRVGTFLDKVKMYSLTQELKKKPVEDIFNEPSIPTLQYLKNYGFSDQIINNFFKPFFRGIFLEKHLNTSARMFEFVFKMFSLGHAAIPEKGMQEIPNMLRKQLGTTQIYFNSGVEKVEGQTITLKNGEQLEADRILICTQPDQIMPQLQGQFSKPKKVINLYFSLQKSFMARPMLGLVPGEKFLINNLVFLDDVSASYTSSDRSLLSVTVLESELEEKDLIKQVQKELEHISGIKGDYFKFIKSYYISYALPSLDDIKGSIPITECKITDHVYLGGDYLLNGSSNAAMTSGRLVAESVILSYTPTH, from the coding sequence ATGAAAGAACAGAAAATATACATCATAGGTGCAGGATTGTCGGGTCTTGTAGCTGCGATAGAATTAGAAAAAGCCGGTTTTTCACCCATTATTTTAGAAAGTACAGATAAGGTAGGAGGAAGAATGAAGACCGATCAGGTAGAGGGGTTTTTACTGGATCATGGATTTCAGGTTTTGCTCACGGCTTATCCTGAAGTAAACCGCTATTTGAATTTAGCAGCTTTGAATCTTAAAACCTTTGATCCAGGGGCTGTTATTTTTGATGAAAAGGACTCTTACATTATTTCCGACCCCCTTCGAAATCCCCTTAAAGTAGTAGGAATGGCTTTTTCAAGAGTAGGTACATTTTTGGATAAAGTCAAAATGTATAGTTTGACCCAGGAATTAAAAAAGAAGCCTGTGGAGGATATTTTCAATGAGCCTTCGATTCCTACTTTACAGTACCTGAAAAACTATGGTTTTTCAGATCAAATAATCAATAACTTCTTCAAACCTTTTTTCAGGGGGATTTTTCTTGAAAAGCATTTGAATACCTCTGCAAGGATGTTTGAATTCGTTTTCAAAATGTTCTCTTTAGGTCATGCAGCTATACCTGAAAAAGGGATGCAGGAAATCCCAAATATGCTGAGAAAGCAGCTAGGAACAACTCAGATTTATTTTAATTCTGGGGTAGAAAAGGTGGAAGGACAGACGATCACCTTAAAAAATGGAGAGCAATTGGAAGCAGATCGAATTTTGATTTGTACCCAACCCGATCAGATCATGCCTCAATTACAGGGACAATTTTCAAAACCAAAAAAAGTAATCAACCTGTATTTTTCTCTTCAAAAGTCCTTTATGGCTAGACCTATGCTTGGCTTGGTCCCTGGAGAAAAATTTCTAATTAACAATTTGGTGTTTTTGGACGATGTATCGGCTTCGTATACAAGTTCAGATAGGTCTTTACTTTCTGTCACTGTTTTGGAAAGTGAATTGGAGGAAAAGGACCTGATCAAGCAAGTTCAAAAAGAACTGGAGCATATTTCTGGTATCAAGGGAGATTATTTCAAGTTTATTAAGTCTTACTACATTTCCTATGCATTACCTAGCCTAGACGATATCAAAGGCAGTATTCCTATTACTGAATGTAAAATAACTGACCATGTATATCTGGGAGGAGATTATTTACTCAATGGATCAAGCAATGCTGCCATGACCTCGGGAAGATTGGTTGCTGAATCTGTCATTTTAAGTTATACTCCGACCCATTAA
- a CDS encoding zinc ribbon domain-containing protein YjdM: MENIPPCPSCKSPYGYEMDNQLVCPECGFEWVPEQEVEEEGLIVKDANGNLLSDGDSVVIVKDLPVKGAPKPIKAGTKVKSIRLVEGDHNIDCKIDGFGSMALKSEFVKKA; this comes from the coding sequence ATGGAAAATATACCCCCTTGCCCTTCGTGCAAATCTCCCTACGGATATGAAATGGATAATCAACTTGTTTGCCCTGAATGTGGCTTTGAGTGGGTTCCAGAGCAAGAAGTAGAGGAGGAAGGTTTGATTGTAAAAGATGCGAATGGAAATCTATTGTCGGATGGTGATTCTGTAGTCATTGTCAAAGATCTTCCAGTGAAAGGCGCGCCAAAGCCCATCAAGGCAGGGACAAAAGTAAAAAGCATCAGATTAGTAGAAGGCGATCACAACATCGATTGTAAAATTGATGGTTTTGGATCTATGGCTTTGAAAAGTGAGTTTGTGAAGAAAGCCTGA
- a CDS encoding serine hydrolase domain-containing protein, which translates to MKKLTSCLFLVFCLVQFLSAQTYFPSKGNWESKTPSELGVDPNKLQEAIDFAVAHESNANPNLKIAHYESAFGREPFGYPIGPMKLRGPATGLIIYKGYVVGQWGDPDRVDLTFSVAKSFLSTTAGLAVKEGLISSENDLVYPYMAPLYPYEPAKLMINKADHFEEEDTFELFDTEHNRTITWDHLLRQTSDWEGSLWGKPDWADRPREGVQEKRERPQNAPGSLYEYNDTRVNVLALALMNVWRKPLPVVLKSKIMDPIGASDTWRWTGYENSFVIIDGQIMQSVSGGSHWGGGMMLSAWDQARFGYLTLNNGQWKGEQLIPTSWMEKSKTPTAANPGYGFMNYFLNNEREFIPSAPATAFAHIGAGTNMIYVDQENDLVIVARWIPNGDKNELVKLVLESLK; encoded by the coding sequence ATGAAAAAACTTACTTCTTGCTTATTCCTAGTTTTTTGCCTCGTCCAATTTCTTTCTGCACAGACCTATTTTCCTTCCAAAGGGAATTGGGAGAGCAAAACCCCTAGTGAACTTGGAGTGGATCCCAATAAACTACAAGAAGCAATTGACTTTGCTGTGGCCCATGAAAGTAATGCTAACCCAAATCTTAAAATTGCACATTATGAAAGCGCTTTTGGAAGAGAACCTTTTGGATATCCCATCGGGCCAATGAAACTTAGAGGACCGGCTACAGGCTTGATTATTTACAAAGGCTATGTCGTAGGTCAATGGGGAGATCCTGACAGGGTTGATTTGACATTCTCCGTTGCAAAGAGCTTCCTTTCTACTACTGCAGGACTTGCGGTGAAAGAGGGATTAATCTCTTCAGAAAATGATTTAGTATATCCGTATATGGCCCCCCTATATCCATATGAACCTGCCAAATTAATGATCAACAAGGCAGATCATTTTGAAGAGGAAGACACCTTCGAGCTTTTTGATACGGAGCATAACAGAACCATTACTTGGGATCATTTATTAAGACAAACCTCCGATTGGGAAGGTAGCCTTTGGGGAAAACCAGACTGGGCAGATCGACCAAGAGAGGGTGTTCAAGAAAAAAGAGAAAGACCCCAAAATGCTCCGGGATCACTTTATGAATACAATGATACCAGGGTCAATGTCCTTGCACTGGCTCTAATGAACGTCTGGAGGAAACCTTTACCAGTGGTTTTGAAATCAAAAATCATGGACCCTATTGGAGCCAGTGACACCTGGAGGTGGACAGGGTATGAAAATTCATTTGTGATCATTGATGGTCAAATTATGCAATCCGTATCTGGTGGCTCTCATTGGGGAGGCGGGATGATGCTTTCTGCCTGGGATCAAGCAAGATTCGGATACCTTACTTTAAATAATGGTCAATGGAAAGGAGAGCAACTCATTCCGACCTCCTGGATGGAAAAATCAAAAACTCCTACTGCTGCCAATCCTGGTTATGGTTTCATGAATTATTTCCTTAACAATGAAAGGGAATTTATCCCTTCGGCACCTGCTACTGCTTTTGCCCATATTGGTGCGGGAACCAATATGATTTATGTAGACCAGGAAAACGATTTAGTGATCGTTGCTCGGTGGATACCAAATGGAGATAAAAACGAATTGGTCAAGCTGGTATTGGAAAGCTTAAAATAA
- a CDS encoding DUF2200 domain-containing protein, producing MNTTDKHNERIANMTFSSVYPHYITKVEKKGRTVEELHQVIEWLTGFNETRLKQLIEEKVTFEQFFDQATLNSNANLITGVICGYRVEDIENPLTQKVRYLDKLVDELAKGKKMEKILRS from the coding sequence ATGAATACTACAGATAAGCACAACGAGCGAATTGCCAATATGACTTTTTCTTCGGTATATCCTCACTATATCACCAAAGTAGAAAAAAAGGGTAGGACAGTAGAAGAACTTCATCAGGTTATTGAATGGTTGACTGGATTCAATGAAACTAGGCTGAAGCAATTGATAGAGGAGAAGGTCACCTTTGAACAGTTTTTTGATCAGGCAACTCTAAATTCCAATGCAAATCTGATTACGGGAGTAATCTGTGGATATAGGGTAGAGGATATTGAAAACCCATTAACTCAGAAAGTCCGGTATTTGGATAAGCTGGTAGATGAATTGGCAAAAGGGAAAAAAATGGAAAAGATCTTAAGGTCTTGA